A section of the Solitalea canadensis DSM 3403 genome encodes:
- a CDS encoding trimeric intracellular cation channel family protein has product MDEIRLQGQYQLPIFFDLLATFLFAFSGSVKAIEKNYDFIGVFVLAMVTSTGGSLIRDILLQNGPPAVLLDYRYILMVLLAGTAGIYFYKLNNKMETTTKVVDAISLGMYAVFGTQKAIALELGVFAAFIIGFINAVGGGLIRDILTREESKLFKPGHFYSVASIVAIVVFLILGAGFKLNAQIAALIAIAASFLLRFSAVKFNWTTKAIRRNM; this is encoded by the coding sequence ATGGATGAAATAAGATTACAAGGACAGTATCAGTTACCAATATTTTTCGATCTTCTGGCTACATTCCTTTTCGCTTTTTCAGGTTCTGTAAAAGCGATTGAGAAGAATTATGACTTTATCGGAGTATTTGTTCTGGCAATGGTAACCAGTACCGGAGGGTCACTTATTCGTGACATATTGCTCCAAAATGGTCCTCCTGCTGTTCTGCTTGATTATCGTTATATTTTAATGGTTTTACTTGCCGGTACTGCCGGAATCTATTTCTATAAGCTAAATAACAAAATGGAGACAACCACCAAAGTTGTTGATGCCATTTCATTAGGAATGTACGCTGTTTTCGGTACCCAAAAAGCCATTGCTCTCGAACTTGGTGTTTTTGCGGCATTTATTATCGGATTTATAAACGCAGTAGGTGGAGGCTTAATCAGAGATATTTTAACTCGTGAAGAATCAAAACTTTTTAAACCAGGTCACTTTTATTCAGTTGCTTCCATCGTTGCAATTGTAGTTTTCTTAATTTTAGGTGCGGGATTTAAATTAAATGCACAAATTGCTGCATTAATAGCCATCGCAGCATCCTTCTTACTTCGTTTTTCAGCCGTAAAATTCAACTGGACAACCAAAGCTATACGCAGAAACATGTAA
- the hppD gene encoding 4-hydroxyphenylpyruvate dioxygenase, translating to MATAEVVNKLEELHKDHNPAADFLPLLGTDHVEFYVGNAKQAAYFYQVAFGYKLVAYAGPETGVRGKASYVLQQDKIRLVLTTSFDPDSSISEHVRVHGDGVKVLALWVDDAEKSFNETVKRGAEAAFKPYTISDEFGEVKLAAIKTYGETIHTFVERKNYNGAFLPGYAPAKSPLETTPVGLKYIDHCVGNVGWGEMNKWVKFYEDVLGFKLLITFDDTDISTEYTSLMSKVVSNGSGFVKFPINEPAEGKKKSQIEEYIDYYHGSGVQHLALATDDIIFTVSELRKRGVEFLVVPDAYYDNLFERVGHIDEDVKAIKALNILVDRDEEGYLLQIFTKPVEDRPTVFYEIIQRKGATSFGKGNFKALFEAIELEQGKRGNL from the coding sequence ATGGCAACCGCTGAAGTAGTAAATAAACTGGAAGAATTACACAAGGATCACAATCCTGCTGCTGATTTCTTGCCTTTATTAGGGACTGACCACGTTGAGTTTTATGTTGGTAATGCAAAACAAGCTGCCTATTTCTATCAGGTGGCATTTGGTTACAAATTAGTTGCTTATGCCGGACCAGAAACCGGAGTTCGCGGCAAAGCATCCTATGTTTTGCAACAAGATAAAATCCGGTTAGTGTTAACCACATCATTTGATCCGGATAGTTCAATTTCTGAGCACGTACGTGTACATGGTGATGGTGTTAAAGTACTAGCTTTATGGGTTGATGATGCAGAAAAATCATTCAATGAAACAGTAAAACGTGGTGCAGAAGCAGCATTTAAACCTTATACTATTTCAGATGAATTTGGTGAAGTTAAACTTGCTGCTATTAAAACTTATGGAGAAACCATCCATACGTTTGTAGAACGTAAAAACTACAACGGAGCTTTCTTACCAGGTTATGCGCCTGCAAAATCACCGTTAGAAACAACTCCTGTAGGTTTAAAATATATTGACCACTGTGTTGGTAATGTGGGATGGGGAGAAATGAATAAATGGGTTAAATTCTATGAAGATGTTTTAGGATTTAAACTATTAATCACTTTTGACGATACGGATATCTCAACAGAATATACTTCATTAATGTCAAAAGTTGTTTCAAATGGTTCTGGTTTTGTAAAATTCCCTATCAATGAACCGGCTGAAGGCAAAAAGAAATCGCAGATTGAAGAATATATTGATTATTACCATGGTTCCGGCGTTCAACACTTAGCACTGGCTACCGACGACATTATTTTCACAGTAAGCGAATTACGTAAGAGAGGTGTTGAGTTCTTAGTAGTTCCGGATGCTTATTATGATAATTTATTTGAACGTGTAGGTCACATTGACGAAGACGTTAAGGCAATTAAAGCGTTGAACATCTTGGTTGATCGTGATGAAGAGGGTTATTTGTTACAGATCTTTACTAAACCAGTGGAAGACCGTCCAACTGTGTTTTATGAGATCATTCAACGTAAAGGAGCTACTTCTTTCGGTAAAGGAAACTTCAAAGCTTTATTTGAAGCAATTGAACTGGAACAAGGCAAGCGCGGAAACCTATAG
- a CDS encoding homogentisate 1,2-dioxygenase, with product MPIYHSLGSIPAKRHTVFRKPDGKLYAEELVSTEGFSNLYSLVYHCHPPTIVKATDEPYSVEPKIARKKHLRHTSLKGFKIKPADDFLESRKPVLVNNDLHISLAAPRKSMTDYYYKNSQADEMIFVHVGSGTLKTGYGNIPFEYGDYLIIPRGTIYQLEFNDENNRLFIVESFSPLRTPKRYRNEFGQLLEHSPFCERDIRRPQQLETFDEYGDFKVLIKKQGLIYPYTYGTHPFDFIGWDGYHYPYAFSIHNFEPITGRVHQPPPVHQTFEAHNFVVCSFVPRKYDYHPTAIPAPYNHSNVDSDEVLYYVDGDFMSRKSVEKGQITLHPGGIPHGPHPGTVEKSIGKEETQELAVMIDPFRPLMVTEDAIEIEDPDYFKSWQENIE from the coding sequence ATGCCTATATATCACAGTTTGGGCAGCATTCCGGCTAAACGTCATACGGTTTTCCGTAAACCTGATGGAAAGTTATATGCTGAGGAGCTTGTATCAACAGAAGGTTTTTCAAACCTGTACTCATTAGTATACCATTGTCATCCGCCAACAATTGTGAAGGCTACTGACGAACCCTATTCTGTTGAACCTAAAATTGCGCGCAAAAAACACTTGCGTCACACCAGCTTAAAAGGTTTTAAAATTAAACCTGCTGATGATTTCCTTGAAAGCAGAAAACCTGTATTGGTAAATAACGATCTTCATATTTCGTTAGCCGCTCCGCGTAAGTCGATGACTGATTATTACTATAAAAACAGTCAGGCTGATGAAATGATCTTTGTTCATGTGGGCTCAGGAACACTAAAAACAGGATATGGAAATATTCCTTTTGAGTATGGCGATTACCTGATTATTCCTCGCGGAACCATTTATCAATTGGAGTTTAACGATGAGAACAATCGCTTATTTATTGTTGAATCATTTAGTCCGCTTCGTACTCCCAAACGTTATCGTAATGAATTCGGACAACTTTTAGAACACTCTCCATTCTGCGAGCGAGATATTCGCAGACCCCAACAACTGGAAACATTTGATGAGTATGGAGATTTTAAGGTATTGATCAAAAAACAAGGATTAATTTATCCATATACATATGGCACACACCCATTTGATTTTATTGGCTGGGATGGTTACCATTATCCATACGCTTTCTCGATCCACAACTTTGAGCCAATAACAGGCCGTGTTCACCAACCACCTCCGGTACATCAAACATTTGAGGCCCACAACTTTGTAGTGTGCTCATTTGTCCCACGTAAATATGATTATCACCCAACTGCAATTCCGGCTCCTTATAACCACAGCAATGTGGATTCGGATGAGGTGTTGTACTATGTGGATGGTGATTTTATGAGCCGTAAGAGTGTTGAAAAAGGACAGATCACCTTACACCCGGGAGGTATACCGCACGGACCACACCCTGGAACTGTAGAAAAAAGCATTGGCAAAGAAGAAACCCAAGAGCTAGCAGTCATGATCGACCCATTCCGCCCACTAATGGTTACCGAAGATGCCATTGAAATAGAAGACCCTGATTATTTTAAATCATGGCAGGAGAATATTGAATAG
- a CDS encoding fumarylacetoacetate hydrolase family protein, whose product MKLVSYKTEGQEHLGVFNNGHIYNLHSLNKAIPDNIIAFLEGGDELMDRAKQIDADITAGTIDAKEEVFFELLAPVPRPTSCRDGYAFRQHVASARRNRGVPMIPEFDQYPIFYFTNHNAIQGPGDIECMPDHFKKLDFELEIAVVIGKKGRNIKAVEADEYIAGYMIMNDMSARTLQMEEMLLNLGPAKGKDFSTVIGPWIVTPDELEPYKVAAKPGHVGNNYNLKMKCWVNGKQVSEGSVADMDWTFAEIIERCAYGVDILPGDVIGSGTVGTGCFLELNGTGKLNDPNYTEQWLQNGDIVEMEITALGSLSNTIKAVETDFSILGLKK is encoded by the coding sequence ATGAAGCTAGTAAGCTATAAAACAGAAGGCCAGGAGCATTTAGGTGTTTTCAATAACGGTCATATCTACAATTTACATTCATTAAATAAAGCTATTCCTGATAACATCATTGCATTTTTAGAAGGCGGCGATGAGTTAATGGACAGGGCTAAACAAATAGATGCTGATATTACAGCAGGAACAATTGATGCGAAGGAAGAAGTTTTCTTTGAATTGCTAGCTCCAGTTCCTCGTCCAACTTCATGTCGCGATGGTTATGCTTTCCGCCAGCATGTAGCTTCTGCTCGTCGCAATCGTGGAGTTCCAATGATTCCTGAGTTTGATCAATATCCGATCTTCTATTTCACTAACCATAATGCTATACAAGGCCCTGGCGACATAGAATGCATGCCCGACCATTTTAAAAAACTTGATTTTGAGTTGGAAATTGCTGTTGTTATCGGAAAAAAAGGTAGAAATATAAAAGCTGTGGAAGCCGATGAGTACATTGCCGGCTACATGATCATGAATGATATGAGTGCCCGTACCTTACAAATGGAAGAGATGTTATTAAATCTTGGTCCTGCAAAAGGAAAGGATTTTTCAACAGTTATAGGTCCGTGGATTGTTACTCCTGATGAATTAGAACCTTATAAAGTGGCTGCTAAGCCTGGTCACGTAGGTAATAACTATAATTTAAAAATGAAATGTTGGGTAAACGGTAAACAAGTTTCTGAAGGATCCGTAGCCGACATGGACTGGACTTTCGCCGAGATCATAGAGCGCTGTGCTTATGGTGTAGATATTTTACCTGGAGATGTTATTGGTTCGGGAACAGTTGGAACCGGATGTTTCCTTGAACTAAATGGTACCGGCAAATTAAATGATCCTAACTATACCGAACAATGGCTCCAAAACGGCGATATCGTTGAAATGGAAATTACTGCTTTAGGCTCACTAAGCAATACCATCAAGGCCGTGGAAACTGATTTCTCAATTTTAGGGCTGAAGAAATAA
- a CDS encoding four helix bundle protein — MATYTNFEDLEIWKSAALLAEKIYLISDEIPLKHDFGMKDQIRRSAASISNNIAEGFEYGNNKDFIRFLRYAKGSTGEFRNQLILLFRANKIEESFYNKMYNDAIVLGKMIGSFMKYLIEFEKQKELNTKVISVNRNF, encoded by the coding sequence ATGGCTACCTATACTAATTTTGAAGATTTAGAAATATGGAAATCTGCTGCTCTTCTTGCTGAAAAAATATATCTAATTTCTGATGAAATTCCATTGAAGCATGATTTTGGAATGAAAGATCAGATAAGGAGATCTGCTGCTTCCATATCAAATAATATCGCAGAAGGATTTGAATATGGTAACAATAAAGACTTTATTCGATTTCTAAGATATGCCAAGGGTTCAACAGGCGAATTCCGAAACCAATTGATTTTATTATTTCGAGCCAATAAAATAGAAGAATCATTCTATAATAAAATGTATAATGATGCTATTGTACTTGGAAAGATGATTGGGAGTTTTATGAAGTACTTAATTGAATTCGAAAAACAAAAAGAACTCAATACTAAAGTGATTTCGGTAAATCGTAATTTTTGA
- a CDS encoding flavin reductase family protein, with product MISFNLKDLKPSEAQSYLQHAIAPRPICFAATVDADGNHNLSPFSFFNLFSSNPPVCVFSPARRVRDNTTKHTLENVKVVPEVVINIVNYEMVQQTSLASTEYAKGVNEFEKAGFTMLKSDVVRPMRVAESPVQLECKVREVISLGNEGGAGNLILAEIVKMHIHESVMNESGNGIDQAKMDLVARLGGDWYCRVTEQNLFKVAKPLTTLGIGVDQIPSAIRNSKVLTGNNLGQLGNVEHLPSEEEVETTRHLPEIKDIFDAFIGDKNTLEIHLHKKAKELLDSGNVADAWKVLMTLD from the coding sequence ATGATTTCCTTCAATTTAAAAGACCTTAAACCATCAGAAGCACAAAGCTATCTGCAACATGCAATAGCACCTCGTCCGATTTGTTTTGCGGCGACGGTGGATGCCGACGGTAACCATAATTTAAGTCCGTTTAGTTTTTTCAATTTATTTAGCTCCAATCCGCCTGTTTGTGTGTTTTCTCCCGCGCGACGAGTTCGTGATAATACTACTAAACATACGTTAGAAAATGTTAAAGTAGTTCCGGAAGTAGTGATCAATATTGTGAATTATGAAATGGTACAACAAACTTCATTGGCAAGTACTGAATATGCGAAAGGAGTAAATGAGTTTGAAAAAGCTGGTTTTACTATGCTTAAATCAGATGTTGTAAGGCCGATGCGTGTAGCAGAATCTCCTGTTCAGTTGGAATGTAAAGTTCGGGAGGTAATTTCTCTTGGCAATGAAGGAGGGGCCGGAAACCTAATATTGGCTGAAATTGTAAAAATGCATATTCATGAAAGTGTGATGAACGAGTCAGGAAACGGAATTGATCAGGCCAAAATGGATTTAGTTGCACGTTTGGGAGGCGATTGGTATTGCAGAGTAACTGAGCAGAACTTATTTAAAGTGGCTAAGCCATTAACAACATTAGGGATTGGAGTAGATCAAATTCCTTCAGCGATTCGAAACAGTAAAGTGTTAACCGGAAATAATTTAGGTCAGCTAGGTAATGTGGAGCATCTTCCATCAGAAGAAGAAGTAGAGACCACCAGGCATCTACCGGAAATCAAAGATATTTTCGACGCTTTCATCGGTGATAAAAACACACTGGAGATTCATCTTCATAAAAAAGCAAAAGAACTACTTGATAGCGGTAATGTAGCGGACGCCTGGAAGGTGTTAATGACGCTTGATTAG
- the glgP gene encoding alpha-glucan family phosphorylase produces the protein MSLFESKFNHPYSYDPKFSKRVAYFSMEFAIDQSLKVYSGGLGFLAGSHMRSAFELKQNLIGIGILWKYGYYDQIRQQDQSMNVLFQEKVYSYLQDTGIKYTIDVNGHPVWVTAKYLPPQLFNSVPMFFLTTDLPENDYLARSISFHLYDADLAAKIAQFILLGVGGAKLLDELGYNAEVYHLNEAHGLAASFYLYQKYKKLEEVKKRLVFTTHTPEEAGNEKHDIYLLNKMGYFCGTNFDEVKFISGMHDNIFDYSQVAMRFARIANGVSALHGEVSRKMWSKYEGLCPIISITNSQNYTYWADKEMYDALKTSDDERLVRRKKYMKMRLFETVSDQAGDLYDPNVLTIVWARRFAGYKRPDLITQNRERFERLITNKKYPIQIIWAGKPYPMDYGAISTFNSLVHLSKVYSNISVLVGYELKLSKKLKYGTDIWLNSPRVPREASGTSGMTACMNGAINFSTQDGWIPEFANDKNSFLIPLADQSKSISDQDTSDLNNLYDILENQIIPMYYERPDEWVAMMKRSMTDVLPAFESNRMATEYYEKLYLNS, from the coding sequence ATGTCATTGTTCGAATCTAAATTCAACCATCCCTATTCTTACGATCCTAAATTTTCTAAACGAGTTGCTTATTTCAGTATGGAATTTGCCATTGACCAAAGCCTGAAAGTATATTCAGGAGGCCTAGGTTTTTTGGCTGGCTCACACATGCGTAGTGCCTTTGAGCTAAAGCAGAATCTGATTGGCATAGGCATTCTATGGAAATATGGATATTATGATCAGATTAGGCAGCAGGATCAATCGATGAATGTACTCTTTCAGGAAAAGGTATATTCTTATTTGCAGGATACCGGCATTAAGTATACCATTGATGTGAACGGACATCCTGTATGGGTAACGGCTAAATACTTACCGCCACAATTATTCAACTCGGTGCCGATGTTTTTCCTGACTACTGATCTTCCTGAAAATGACTACCTGGCTCGGTCGATATCATTTCATTTGTATGACGCAGATCTTGCAGCTAAGATTGCTCAGTTTATTTTGTTGGGGGTAGGAGGGGCTAAACTATTGGATGAACTTGGTTACAATGCAGAGGTGTATCATTTGAATGAAGCGCATGGTTTGGCCGCAAGCTTTTACCTCTATCAAAAATATAAGAAGCTTGAAGAGGTAAAAAAGAGACTTGTGTTTACCACTCACACTCCCGAAGAAGCCGGGAATGAAAAGCATGATATCTACCTGCTAAACAAAATGGGCTATTTCTGTGGAACTAATTTTGACGAGGTTAAGTTCATTAGTGGCATGCACGACAATATTTTCGATTATTCGCAGGTTGCTATGCGATTTGCACGTATCGCCAATGGTGTTTCCGCTTTGCATGGTGAAGTTTCGCGTAAAATGTGGAGTAAATACGAAGGACTATGTCCGATTATATCAATAACAAATTCCCAAAACTATACCTATTGGGCGGATAAAGAAATGTATGATGCGTTAAAGACAAGCGACGATGAGCGTTTGGTTAGGCGTAAAAAATACATGAAAATGCGCTTGTTTGAAACTGTGTCGGATCAGGCTGGTGACTTATATGATCCGAATGTGCTGACTATTGTTTGGGCGCGCCGATTTGCAGGCTATAAACGCCCCGATTTAATTACTCAAAATCGCGAACGTTTCGAACGACTGATTACCAATAAAAAATACCCCATACAGATTATTTGGGCAGGTAAGCCGTATCCTATGGATTATGGGGCAATATCTACATTTAATAGTCTGGTGCACCTTTCTAAGGTGTATTCGAATATATCAGTGTTGGTAGGTTATGAGTTAAAACTTTCTAAGAAGCTAAAATATGGGACCGATATTTGGCTGAACAGTCCTCGCGTGCCACGTGAGGCTTCTGGTACATCAGGAATGACAGCATGTATGAACGGAGCTATCAATTTTTCAACTCAAGACGGCTGGATACCAGAGTTTGCTAATGATAAGAACTCATTTTTAATTCCGTTGGCCGATCAATCAAAGTCGATTTCAGATCAGGATACTTCAGATCTGAATAATTTGTATGATATCCTCGAAAACCAGATCATTCCAATGTATTATGAACGTCCTGATGAATGGGTTGCGATGATGAAACGAAGTATGACAGATGTACTTCCAGCTTTTGAATCAAATCGGATGGCCACTGAGTATTATGAAAAGTTATACTTGAATTCTTAA
- a CDS encoding LytTR family transcriptional regulator DNA-binding domain-containing protein: MNLLITTSSPFHKSLPAKDFLHVHKSFIINLNQLQAIKGSFVQIRDKQISVSRTYREALLKK; encoded by the coding sequence ATGAACCTTTTAATTACAACTTCCTCACCTTTTCACAAGTCATTGCCTGCAAAAGACTTCTTACATGTTCATAAATCATTTATTATCAATCTTAACCAACTTCAAGCAATAAAAGGTAGTTTTGTCCAAATAAGAGACAAGCAGATATCTGTTAGCAGAACGTATAGAGAAGCCTTGTTAAAAAAATAG
- a CDS encoding M16 family metallopeptidase: protein MKKIFLSVATVAFIITSTLAQTIDRTHKPAAGPAPVINIGQPQTFTLPNGMKVLVVEDHKLPTVSASLMLDRVPKLEGSKAGTSGLMSAMMNEGTTTRSKAKFDEEVDFMGANVSASANGASASALTKYFDKAFELMADATLNPAFPQESFDKIKSQAITGLKSGEKSAKAISGRVVSALVYGTDHPFGEFETEEKLNGIKLDDVKSAYKAQFVPNKSYLVFTGDIKLENAKKLATKYFGNWKLGTLNEPSVKKPVNVSTTEIDLIDVPNAVQSEVSVTNIVDNTKNNPDYFALVLANQILGGGSNGYLFLNLREKHGYTYGSYSSVGSNRYGARFGASASVRNAVADSAVIQILNEIKRIGSENASEDDIQLVKNTYNGSFAMGLEDKAKIAEYALNIEIEGLPKNFYQTFLQKINAVTAADIQRVARKYFLNNQARIIVVGKAAEVGPKLEKLGYKVNYFDKYANPIVKGTAPKVSNVSPQNVMDKYIQAIGGPNKVKAVKTVAINAEASVQGMTLNALFKQMVPNKEFQSMSINGMTIMKSVFDGKTGYNEMQGQKNPFEADEVKKKQEEHTLFPEFYYTADKFNLLVDGIEKVNDKDAYKVKINSPAGKTSYKYFDVTSSLLVKSEETIKLPTGQEMTQSIEYGDYKAVNGVLMPHSLSISAGPQQIDMKVKEVKVNEGVTEADFK, encoded by the coding sequence ATGAAAAAGATATTTTTAAGTGTAGCTACAGTAGCATTTATCATTACCTCTACTCTAGCACAAACAATAGACAGAACACACAAACCTGCAGCAGGACCTGCTCCGGTTATCAACATTGGTCAGCCGCAAACTTTTACGCTTCCTAACGGCATGAAGGTTTTAGTTGTTGAAGACCACAAATTACCCACAGTTTCAGCTAGCTTAATGCTTGATCGGGTCCCTAAACTTGAAGGTAGTAAAGCCGGGACTTCAGGCTTAATGAGTGCGATGATGAACGAAGGAACTACCACCCGATCAAAAGCTAAATTTGATGAGGAAGTAGATTTTATGGGTGCAAATGTAAGTGCTTCGGCTAATGGAGCTTCGGCTTCAGCATTAACGAAATACTTTGATAAAGCATTTGAGTTAATGGCTGATGCAACTTTAAATCCGGCATTCCCACAGGAGTCTTTTGATAAAATTAAGTCGCAAGCTATCACTGGATTAAAGTCAGGTGAAAAAAGTGCAAAAGCCATATCAGGGAGAGTTGTTTCTGCTTTAGTCTATGGCACAGATCACCCTTTTGGTGAATTTGAAACAGAAGAGAAGCTAAACGGAATTAAACTTGATGATGTTAAATCAGCGTATAAAGCACAGTTTGTCCCTAATAAATCCTATTTAGTTTTCACCGGAGACATTAAACTTGAAAATGCTAAAAAACTAGCAACTAAGTATTTCGGAAATTGGAAGCTTGGAACGTTAAATGAACCATCTGTAAAGAAACCTGTAAATGTTTCGACAACTGAAATTGATTTAATTGATGTTCCAAATGCCGTTCAATCTGAGGTTTCTGTAACCAACATTGTTGATAACACTAAAAATAACCCTGATTATTTCGCTTTAGTTTTAGCTAACCAAATCTTAGGTGGAGGTTCAAACGGATACTTATTCTTAAATCTTCGAGAAAAACACGGTTATACGTATGGTTCTTACTCGTCTGTAGGTTCTAATCGTTATGGGGCCCGTTTTGGAGCTTCAGCAAGTGTTAGAAATGCTGTTGCAGATAGTGCTGTTATCCAGATATTAAACGAGATAAAACGTATAGGCTCTGAAAATGCAAGTGAAGACGATATTCAGCTAGTAAAAAACACCTACAATGGAAGCTTTGCAATGGGCTTGGAGGATAAAGCAAAAATTGCAGAATATGCACTGAATATTGAAATAGAAGGATTGCCTAAAAACTTTTATCAAACATTTCTGCAAAAAATAAATGCAGTTACCGCTGCAGATATTCAGCGTGTAGCCAGGAAATATTTCCTGAATAATCAGGCTCGCATCATTGTTGTTGGCAAAGCAGCAGAAGTAGGTCCGAAATTAGAGAAATTAGGTTACAAAGTTAATTACTTCGATAAGTATGCAAATCCTATTGTAAAAGGAACTGCTCCGAAGGTTTCTAATGTTTCGCCTCAAAATGTAATGGATAAATACATTCAGGCTATTGGTGGGCCAAATAAAGTAAAAGCAGTAAAAACGGTTGCTATTAATGCTGAAGCCTCGGTTCAGGGCATGACGTTGAATGCTTTATTTAAACAAATGGTTCCGAATAAAGAATTCCAAAGCATGAGCATCAACGGCATGACGATCATGAAATCTGTATTTGACGGCAAAACCGGTTACAATGAGATGCAAGGTCAGAAAAATCCGTTTGAAGCTGATGAAGTAAAGAAAAAGCAAGAAGAGCATACACTTTTCCCTGAGTTTTATTACACAGCAGATAAATTTAATTTATTAGTTGATGGTATTGAGAAGGTGAATGACAAGGATGCTTATAAAGTTAAAATCAACTCTCCTGCCGGAAAAACTTCTTATAAGTATTTTGATGTTACTTCTTCTTTATTGGTTAAATCGGAAGAAACAATAAAACTGCCTACCGGACAAGAAATGACTCAATCTATTGAATATGGTGATTATAAAGCAGTAAATGGCGTTCTTATGCCACACTCTTTATCTATTTCTGCCGGGCCACAACAAATTGACATGAAAGTAAAAGAAGTGAAAGTAAACGAAGGCGTTACTGAAGCTGATTTTAAATAG
- a CDS encoding M16 family metallopeptidase, whose product MNKRLIGALSLLLGLSSSIYAQKVDFTEYDLDNGLHVILHKDNAAPVVTVSVMYHVGSKNEQTNRTGFAHFFEHLLFEGSDNIKRGEFMKIVSKAGGQNNANTTQDRTYYYEVLPSNELETGLWLESERMLHPVINEIGVKTQNEVVKEEKRLRIDNQPYGRFAEEVFVRLFNKHPYHWQTIGSMADLDAAKLEEFKAFFKKFYVPNNACLVIAGDIDVDKTKSLIKAYFGPVQKGPDVVQPSIEEAPITQAIVDSVYDANIQIPAIITAYRVPGMKSRDSYVLNMISTILSNGGSSRLYKKMVDEKKNAIQVGAFPYTLEDYGAYITYALPNNNASLNDLLKDIDEEIAKMQNELISENDYQKLQNIMENNFVNANKGVEGIANNLADAYTFHKNTNLINTELSVYRSITREEIRDVAKKYLSPNQRVLLYYLPKSNQ is encoded by the coding sequence ATGAATAAAAGGCTAATTGGAGCGCTATCACTCCTGCTGGGCTTAAGCTCATCTATCTATGCCCAAAAAGTAGATTTTACAGAATATGATCTAGACAATGGACTGCATGTGATCCTGCATAAAGATAATGCAGCACCGGTAGTTACAGTTTCTGTAATGTACCACGTAGGATCCAAAAATGAACAAACCAATCGAACTGGATTTGCACATTTTTTCGAGCATTTACTATTTGAAGGTTCCGACAACATCAAACGCGGCGAATTCATGAAAATCGTGTCTAAAGCTGGCGGTCAGAATAATGCAAACACCACTCAGGATCGTACTTATTACTATGAAGTATTACCATCAAATGAATTAGAAACCGGCTTATGGCTTGAATCGGAACGTATGCTGCACCCTGTTATTAATGAGATTGGGGTAAAGACCCAAAATGAAGTGGTTAAAGAAGAGAAGCGCTTGCGTATCGACAACCAGCCTTATGGCCGCTTTGCAGAAGAGGTATTTGTTCGTTTATTCAACAAGCATCCTTATCACTGGCAAACGATCGGATCTATGGCCGACCTTGATGCTGCTAAACTAGAGGAGTTTAAAGCGTTCTTCAAGAAGTTTTATGTTCCGAATAATGCTTGCTTAGTTATCGCCGGAGATATTGATGTAGACAAAACTAAAAGTTTGATCAAAGCTTATTTCGGTCCGGTTCAGAAAGGCCCAGATGTTGTCCAACCTTCTATAGAAGAAGCTCCCATTACTCAAGCTATTGTTGACTCTGTTTATGATGCCAATATTCAGATCCCTGCTATTATTACGGCCTATCGTGTTCCGGGTATGAAAAGCCGTGATTCTTATGTATTAAACATGATCTCTACTATTTTATCAAACGGCGGTAGCTCACGTTTATACAAAAAAATGGTAGACGAAAAGAAAAACGCCATTCAGGTAGGTGCATTCCCATATACGTTGGAAGACTACGGTGCATATATTACTTATGCATTGCCTAACAATAATGCAAGTCTAAATGATCTTTTAAAAGACATTGATGAAGAGATCGCTAAAATGCAAAATGAGTTAATCTCCGAAAATGATTATCAAAAGCTACAAAATATTATGGAAAACAACTTTGTAAATGCAAACAAGGGTGTTGAGGGTATTGCAAATAATCTTGCTGATGCCTACACGTTCCATAAAAACACCAACTTAATCAACACTGAACTTTCTGTTTACCGTTCTATAACTCGCGAAGAGATCAGAGATGTGGCAAAAAAATACTTAAGCCCAAATCAACGAGTGTTATTGTATTACCTACCTAAAAGCAACCAATAA